One segment of Ignavibacteria bacterium DNA contains the following:
- a CDS encoding T9SS type A sorting domain-containing protein produces MRSTFTLLVFVLSVVLGYGQGWQSGRGPLGIPTGTIVAHDFNPDLLIVGVAYGRPPYYTLNGGETWSRMESMPRKPTSAEATGSPPIEVLFEPGTSHTVLVVMGNLLFRTTDFGHTWTQHKTNPPAGFKTLWIHPVYHDLWYVNGEDNAPLTYSTNKGRTWSLSRTTTDSSYVTFASEVFFAASDPLRLYVHMYDELWVSYSGGRWFSKVASDRAIDKLLAVDHADPKRLYAGTFDAISTSSNSGLTWSSARFQQPTTISKIVQARNEQGTLWAMGSSLYRSDDRGLTWSAVEIPRGRTHSLRISNDLPVLHLWNRGLYIGTMDGSHWKPIPNNFRFRSVSSLVAVSPVHWLAESDTEILQTTDAGESWQAICDVELEEELPVWNLTFDVSRTDPRIVIRSTKNGISRTTDAGATWQRMAVPPPYHFTSISINQMNHCDVLALRTGELFRTKDCGELWEANNSITGSRIGFHSRNTSNGNQILCRSNNTFLYSDDGGTNWVDQGSSSEGLYCLLSAMDVPKSYFMVNYRGFHVTTDAGSSWSLKQASLSTARALAHSRREAHELYAVSSLGSLYRVSTDTYKIDTLLDYERKQEGFHAQGQLVVAGSRILMTTSDGLMEFVSNTTSLPEQVDYTNSLEIEPQPASETISIRYPTITNATVTLYSVTGNNVLELHVEPSELSNGIILSTSHLTSGTYVMCIKDGKSFASRLVMITK; encoded by the coding sequence ATGCGCTCAACCTTCACCTTGCTCGTTTTTGTACTGTCCGTCGTTCTCGGATATGGACAGGGGTGGCAGAGTGGAAGGGGGCCTCTTGGTATTCCTACGGGTACGATCGTTGCTCATGACTTCAACCCGGACCTTCTCATTGTAGGGGTAGCTTATGGGAGGCCACCATACTATACACTAAATGGTGGTGAAACGTGGTCCCGCATGGAGTCCATGCCACGCAAACCAACGTCAGCCGAGGCCACAGGTTCTCCTCCAATTGAGGTTCTTTTTGAGCCTGGCACCTCTCATACCGTACTTGTTGTGATGGGCAACCTATTGTTTCGCACAACAGACTTCGGTCATACCTGGACGCAGCACAAGACCAATCCGCCAGCAGGGTTCAAGACACTTTGGATCCACCCAGTCTATCATGATCTTTGGTATGTGAATGGTGAGGACAATGCCCCTCTCACATATTCAACGAATAAGGGGCGCACGTGGTCACTGAGCCGAACTACTACCGATTCATCCTACGTTACATTCGCATCAGAGGTGTTCTTTGCTGCTTCGGATCCACTACGGTTGTACGTGCATATGTACGACGAACTTTGGGTGAGCTATTCCGGTGGGCGGTGGTTCAGCAAGGTTGCTTCGGATCGTGCTATCGATAAATTACTCGCAGTGGATCATGCAGACCCGAAGAGACTCTACGCGGGAACCTTCGATGCGATTTCGACGTCGAGTAACAGCGGCTTAACATGGAGCTCTGCACGTTTTCAGCAACCAACAACGATATCAAAGATCGTCCAAGCACGAAATGAGCAAGGTACGCTCTGGGCTATGGGTTCCAGTCTATACAGAAGTGACGATCGAGGCTTGACATGGTCGGCTGTTGAAATCCCCAGAGGAAGGACTCATAGCCTGCGCATTTCAAACGATCTACCCGTTCTGCACCTTTGGAACCGTGGATTATACATCGGCACTATGGATGGTTCGCATTGGAAGCCAATTCCGAACAACTTCAGATTTCGTTCCGTGTCCTCGCTGGTTGCCGTTAGCCCCGTTCATTGGTTAGCGGAGTCTGATACGGAGATACTACAAACAACAGACGCCGGGGAATCATGGCAGGCCATATGCGACGTTGAACTTGAGGAAGAATTACCCGTTTGGAATCTTACGTTTGATGTGTCGAGAACTGATCCACGGATCGTGATCAGAAGTACAAAAAACGGGATATCTCGGACAACTGATGCCGGCGCCACGTGGCAGAGAATGGCGGTTCCGCCTCCATACCATTTCACTTCGATCAGTATCAATCAGATGAATCATTGCGACGTTCTCGCCCTTCGAACGGGAGAACTCTTCCGTACAAAGGATTGTGGTGAGCTCTGGGAAGCGAACAATAGTATAACCGGATCAAGGATCGGGTTTCATTCGCGCAACACAAGCAATGGGAATCAGATATTATGCAGGAGCAACAACACGTTTCTCTACTCTGACGATGGAGGTACGAATTGGGTCGACCAAGGATCCTCTTCAGAAGGCCTGTATTGCCTACTAAGCGCTATGGATGTCCCGAAGTCTTACTTCATGGTTAACTACCGCGGATTTCACGTAACGACCGATGCAGGCTCTTCGTGGAGCTTGAAACAAGCCAGCCTATCAACGGCTAGGGCCTTGGCACACTCCCGTCGAGAAGCACATGAACTGTATGCAGTTAGCTCATTGGGATCACTCTATCGTGTTTCAACAGATACGTACAAGATTGACACATTGCTCGATTATGAGCGGAAACAAGAAGGTTTCCACGCACAAGGTCAACTCGTAGTGGCTGGCAGTCGGATATTGATGACAACAAGTGATGGACTCATGGAGTTCGTGTCAAACACCACGTCTCTACCTGAACAAGTAGATTACACCAACTCTCTTGAGATCGAACCACAACCGGCATCGGAAACGATCTCCATTCGCTATCCAACCATCACAAACGCAACCGTCACGTTGTATTCCGTCACCGGCAACAACGTCCTCGAACTCCATGTGGAGCCATCAGAACTTTCGAATGGCATCATATTGTCAACTTCCCATCTGACTTCGGGCACCTATGTCATGTGTATC